From Oryza sativa Japonica Group chromosome 4, ASM3414082v1, one genomic window encodes:
- the LOC9266692 gene encoding pentatricopeptide repeat-containing protein At3g14580, mitochondrial has protein sequence MSRAVARRSLPPFLRLRSAVCDDGYWIGRLDHKDWLSPNELLKIFANIRDPSLITSSFKRACDRRDYKPNEALYSMMIDRLASCRRFSDVEELLARARAERFRFSDEFFYRLIKMYGNVANHPEKAIETLFAMPGYNCWPSTKTFNYVLHMLVCKRQYEVVHEVYLSASRLGVTLDTCCFNILVKGLCQFGKFGDAISLLYEMPKQGCVPNVTTYSTLMNFLCQHGQVDKAFELCERMQKEDIVADAVVYNILIAGLCREQRVTEAFNLFKSMVPKGCYPNSGTYQVLLDGLLSSGKFVEAKGLVSMMRAERMRPGFSSFKLLIDGLCSVNCLDDAHLVLKQMVEQGFVPRVGTWTKLVTSMC, from the coding sequence ATGTCGAGAGCCGTGGCGCGCCGATCGTTGCCGCCGTTCTTGAGGCTGCGCTCCGCGGTGTGCGACGACGGATACTGGATCGGTAGGTTGGACCACAAGGATTGGCTTTCCCCCAACGAATTGCTCAAGATCTTCGCGAACATCAGGGATCCTAGCCTTATTACCAGTTCCTTCAAGAGAGCTTGTGATAGAAGGGATTACAAGCCCAATGAGGCACTCTATAGCATGATGATCGACAGGCTAGCATCCTGCAGGAGGTTCAGTGATGTGGAGGAGTTGCTGGCCAGGGCAAGAGCTGAGAGGTTCAGGTTTTCTGATGAGTTCTTCTACAGGCTGATCAAGATGTACGGCAATGTGGCGAACCATCCCGAGAAAGCAATCGAGACTCTCTTTGCGATGCCCGGGTATAACTGTTGGCCGTCGACCAAGACTTTTAACTATGTTCTTCACATGCTTGTGTGTAAGAGGCAGTACGAAGTTGTCCATGAGGTCTACTTGAGCGCGTCAAGGTTGGGAGTGACATTGGACACCTGCTGCTTCAATATTCTTGTCAAGGGCTTGTGTCAGTTCGGCAAATTTGGCGATGCGATTTCGCTGTTGTATGAGATGCCGAAGCAAGGTTGCGTGCCTAATGTGACGACCTACTCTACATTGATGAATTTCCTCTGTCAACATGGTCAGGTGGACAAAGCATTCGAGCTTTGTGAGAGAATGCAGAAGGAGGATATTGTTGCAGATGCAGTTGTCTACAATATTTTGATCGCTGGTCTTTGCAGAGAACAAAGGGTAACAGAGGCATTCAATTTGTTTAAGTCAATGGTTCCTAAGGGATGCTATCCCAATTCAGGGACATATCAGGTACTTCTTGATGGTCTTTTGAGCTCAGGAAAGTTTGTAGAGGCAAAGGGCCTTGTTAGCATGATGAGGGCAGAACGTATGAGGCCCGGTTTCTCATCATTCAAGTTACTGATAGATGGACTCTGTAGTGTAAACTGTTTAGACGACGCGCATCTTGTCTTGAAGCAAATGGTGGAGCAAGGTTTCGTTCCTCGGGTGGGTACTTGGACAAAACTTGTTACATCAATGTGCTAG
- the LOC4337011 gene encoding probable UDP-arabinose 4-epimerase 2, translated as MDFGDSRRKPNVVGKFTVAVALTVMCIIVLKQSPGFTSTSVFSRHEIGVTHVLVTGGAGYIGSHATLRLLRDNYRVTIVDNLSRGNMGAVRVLQRLFPEPGRLQFIYADLGDAKAVNKIFSENAFDAVMHFAAVAYVGESTLEPLRYYHNITSNTLTVLEAMAAYNVKTLIYSSTCATYGEPDTMPITEATPQNPINPYGKAKKMAEDIILDFSKRSEMAVMILRYFNVIGSDPGGRLGEAPRPELREHGRISGACFDAALGIIPGLKVRGTDYPTADGTCIRDYIDVTDLVDAHVKALDKAQPGKVGIYNVGTGHGRSVKEFVEACKSATGASIKVSFLTRRPGDYAEVYSDPSKIHDELNWTARYIDLRESLSTAWKWQKAHPNGYGSA; from the exons ATGGACTTCGGTGATTCTAGACGCAAGCCTAATGTCGTCGGGAAGTTCACCGTAGCTGTTGCACTCACGGTCATGTGCATCATTGTGTTGAAACAGTCGCCTGGTTTTACCAGTACAAGTGTG TTCTCTCGCCATGAAATTGGTGTGACTCATGTGTTGGTGACTGGAGGAGCTGGATACATTGGGTCACATGCTACTCTTCGTCTACTTAGGGACAACTACCGAGTTACCATTGTG GATAACCTTTCTAGAGGGAACATGGGAGCTGTCAGAGTCCTTCAACGTTTGTTTCCAGAGCCTGGGAGGCTTCAGTTTATTTATGCTGATTTAGGCGATGCGAAAGCT GTTAACAAAATATTTTCAGAAAATGCATTCGATGCTGTTATGCACTTTGCTGCCGTTGCTTACGTTGGTGAGAGCACGTTGGAGCCACTGAG GTACTACCACAACATAACATCAAATACATTGACAGTGCTTGAGGCAATGGCAGCATATAATGTAAAAACTCTGATATACTCAAGTACTTGTGCAACATATGGTGAACCTGACACAATGCCTATCACAGAAGCAACCCCTCAG AATCCTATCAATCCATATGGGAAGGCAAAAAAGATGGCAGAGGACATCATTTTAGATTTCTCTAAGAGATCAGAAATGGCAGTCATGATCTTAAG ATACTTCAACGTCATTGGATCAGACCCAGGGGGGCGGTTAGGGGAAGCTCCACGACCAGAGCTGCGTGAGCATGGACGGATTTCTGGTGCTTGCTTTGATGCAGCACTGGGAATCATTCCAGGTTTGAAG GTTCGGGGAACTGATTACcctacagctgatggaacttgcaTAAGGGACTATATTGATGTCACGGATCTCGTTGATGCTCATGTGAAAGCTCTTGATAAAGCTCAGCCTGGCAAAGTTGGAATCTACAATGTTGGCACAGGACATG GTAGATCAGTGAAGGAGTTTGTAGAAGCATGTAAGAGCGCAACAGGAGCTAGCATCAAGGTTTCATTCCTTACCCGGAGACCAGGAGACTATGCTGAAGTTTACAGTGACCCATCCAAAATCCATGACGAGCTGAACTGGACAGCCCGTTACATTGATCTTCGCGAAAGCCTTTCAACTGCATGGAAATGGCAGAAAGCACACCCGAATGGGTATGGATCGGCCTGA
- the LOC4337014 gene encoding gamma-soluble NSF attachment protein, protein MASSSSDPDKLMSKADKLTKLSFTRWNADWKSATSLYEQAAIAYRFKKENEKAKDAFEKASKGQEMISSPWDAAKHMESAGALAKELGRWNEVSDFYRRASEFYRECGRAQPASDALAKGASFLEDNTPDEAIKMYDEACSILEEDGKEQMAFDLYRAAASLYVKLEKYSDAAATFLRLGSAADKCNAINSQCKGYLSAIIIYLYAHDFQQAQKCYNDCSEVQAFLNSDQNRCAMKLLSAYEEGDAEGIKQAAQSSAIKHLDHVVIRLAKKLPTGDLQTIKKLADDDGEDSLDENDLT, encoded by the exons ATGGCGAGCTCGTCGTCCGACCCCGACAAGCTCATGTCCAAGGCCGACAAGCT AACAAAATTGAGCTTCACGAGATGGAATGCCGATTGGAAGAGTGCTACCTCCTTGTATGAGCAAGCTG CTATTGCTTATAGGTTCAAAAAGGAGAATGAGAAAGCAAAGGATGCCTTTGAGAAGGCTTCAAAAGGACAGGAAATGATTTCTTC ACCCTGGGATGCTGCTAAACACATGGAATCTGCTGGTGCTTTAGCGAAAGAGCTTGGACGCTGGAATGAAGTTTCAGATTTTTATCGCAGAGCATCAGAATTCTATCGTGAATGTGGAAGAGCACAACCTGCCTCTGATGCTCTTGCAAAGGGTGCCAG TTTCTTGGAGGATAACACTCCAGACGAAGCAATAAAAATGTATGATGAGGCCTGTTCAATTCTAGAAGAGGATGGAAAGGAACAGATGGCTTTCGATTTGTATCGTGCTGCTGCAAGTTTATATGTCAAGCTCGAGAA GTATTCAGATGCTGCAGCAACTTTTCTAAGACTTGGTTCAGCTGCTGATAAGTGTAATGCCATCAACAGCCAGTGCAAG GGCTATTTGAGTGCAATCATCATCTACCTTTATGCCCATGATTTTCAACAAGCTCAGAAATGTTACAATGACTGCTCAGA GGTTCAAGCCTTCCTTAACAGTGACCAGAATCGATGTGCAATGAAACTGCTGTCTGCTTATGAGGAAGGTGATGCTGAAGGAATCAAACAGGCTGCACAATCAAGTGCCATCAAACACCTTGACCATGTG GTAATTCGACTTGCAAAGAAACTACCTACGGGTGATCTGCAGACCATCAAGAAATTGGCAGACGATGACGGCGAGGATTCTTTGGACGAGAATGACCTAACTTAA
- the LOC4337015 gene encoding transcription factor PIF1 encodes MEARRPTPTRRSRSAEFHNFSERRRRDRINEKLKALQELLPNCTKTDKVSMLDEAIDYLKSLQLQLQMLVMGKGMAPVVPPELQQYMHYITADPSQIPPIRPSEPRPFQITHATQQRQSNVESDFLSQMQNLHPSEPPQNFLRPPKLQLYTPEQQRRGLASSSGHNSGWITERNSSYNFLE; translated from the exons ATGGAAGCAAGAAGGCCTACCCCTACCAGGAGAAGCAGATCTGCTGAGTTCCACAATTTTTCAGAAAGG AGGAGAAGGGATAGGATCAATGAGAAGCTGAAGGCGCTGCAAGAGCTACTTCCAAATTGCACCAAG ACCGACAAAGTTTCGATGCTGGATGAAGCGATCGACTACCTGAAATCACTCCAACTACAACTCCAG ATGCTGGTCATGGGGAAGGGAATGGCACCGGTTGTTCCTCCTGAGCTGCAACAATACATGCACTATATCACAGCTGATCCTTCTCAAATTCCTCCCATACGCCCCTCCGAGCCGCGGCCATTTCAGATAACCCACGCCACCCAACAGAGACAGTCTAACGTCGAGTCGGATTTCTTGAGCCAGATGCAGAATTTGCACCCTTCAGAGCCACCTCAAAATTTCCTCAGACCACCAAAATTGCAGTTGTACACGCCG GAGCAGCAGAGAAGAGGTCTAGCTAGTAGCAGTGGCCACAACAGCGGTTGGATCACGGAGAGGAATTCATCGTACAACTTCTTGGAGTGA
- the LOC4337016 gene encoding LRR receptor-like serine/threonine-protein kinase FLS2 has translation MERNKFASKMSQHYTKTICIAVVLVAVLFSLSSAAAAGSGAAVSVQLEALLEFKNGVADDPLGVLAGWRVGKSGDGAVRGGALPRHCNWTGVACDGAGQVTSIQLPESKLRGALSPFLGNISTLQVIDLTSNAFAGGIPPQLGRLGELEQLVVSSNYFAGGIPSSLCNCSAMWALALNVNNLTGAIPSCIGDLSNLEIFEAYLNNLDGELPPSMAKLKGIMVVDLSCNQLSGSIPPEIGDLSNLQILQLYENRFSGHIPRELGRCKNLTLLNIFSNGFTGEIPGELGELTNLEVMRLYKNALTSEIPRSLRRCVSLLNLDLSMNQLAGPIPPELGELPSLQRLSLHANRLAGTVPASLTNLVNLTILELSENHLSGPLPASIGSLRNLRRLIVQNNSLSGQIPASISNCTQLANASMSFNLFSGPLPAGLGRLQSLMFLSLGQNSLAGDIPDDLFDCGQLQKLDLSENSFTGGLSRLVGQLGNLTVLQLQGNALSGEIPEEIGNMTKLISLKLGRNRFAGHVPASISNMSSLQLLDLGHNRLDGVFPAEVFELRQLTILGAGSNRFAGPIPDAVANLRSLSFLDLSSNMLNGTVPAALGRLDQLLTLDLSHNRLAGAIPGAVIASMSNVQMYLNLSNNAFTGAIPAEIGGLVMVQTIDLSNNQLSGGVPATLAGCKNLYSLDLSGNSLTGELPANLFPQLDLLTTLNISGNDLDGEIPADIAALKHIQTLDVSRNAFAGAIPPALANLTALRSLNLSSNTFEGPVPDGGVFRNLTMSSLQGNAGLCGGKLLAPCHGHAAGKKRVFSRTGLVILVVLIALSTLLLLMVATILLVSYRRYRRKRRAADIAGDSPEAAVVVPELRRFSYGQLAAATNSFDQGNVIGSSNLSTVYKGVLAGDADGGMVVAVKRLNLEQFPSKSDKCFLTELATLSRLRHKNLARVVGYAWEAGKIKALVLDYMVNGDLDGAIHGGAAAPPPAPSRWTVRERLRVCVSVAHGLVYLHSGYDFPVVHCDVKPSNVLLDGDWEARVSDFGTARMLGVHLPAAANAAAQSTATSSAFRGTVGYMAPEFAYMRTVSTKVDVFSFGVLAMELFTGRRPTGTIEEDGVPLTLQQLVDNAVSRGLDGVHAVLDPRMKVATEADLSTAADVLAVALSCAAFEPADRPDMGAVLSSLLKMSKLVGED, from the exons ATGGAGAGGAATAAATTTGCAAGCAAAATGTCGCAGCATTACACGAAGACGATTTGCATTGCCGTCGTCTTGGTGGCCGTGCTGTTCTCgttgtcgtcggcggcggcggccggctccgGTGCGGCGGTGTCCGTGCAGCTCGAGGCGCTGCTGGAGTTCAAGAacggcgtcgccgacgaccCGCTCGGCGTGCTGGCCGGCTGGAGGGTGGGGAAGTCCGGTGATGGCGccgtccgcggcggcgcgctgccGCGGCATTGCAACTGGACGGGCGTCGCCTGCGACGGCGCCGGCCAGGTGACGTCCATCCAGCTGCCGGAGTCGAAGCTCCGGGGCGCGCTCTCCCCGTTCCTCGGCAACATCTCGACGCTCCAGGTCATCGACCTGACGTCGAACGCCTTCGCCGGCGGCATCCCGCCGCAGCTCGGCCGCCTCGGCGAGCTCGAGCAGCTAGTCGTTTCTTCGAACTACTTCGCCGGCGGCATCCCGAGCAGCCTCTGCAACTGCTCGGCGATGTGGGCTCTCGCCCTGAACGTCAACAACCTCACCGGCGCAATCCCTTCTTGCATCGGGGATCTGTCCAATCTCGAGATCTTCGAAGCCTACCTGAACAATCTTGACGGGGAGTTGCCGCCGTCCATGGCGAAGCTCAAAGGCATCATGGTCGTTGACCTCAGCTGCAACCAGCTGTCTGGCTCGATCCCGCCGGAGATCGGCGACCTGTCGAACCTGCAGATTCTTCAGCTGTACGAGAACCGGTTCTCCGGCCACATCCCGCGGGAGCTCGGCCGGTGCAAGAACCTCACCTTGCTCAACATATTCAGCAACGGGTTCACCGGCGAGATCCccggcgagctcggcgagctCACGAACCTGGAGGTCATGCGCCTGTACAAGAACGCGCTCACGTCGGAGATCCCCCGGTCGCTCCGGCGTTGCGTGTCGCTGCTGAATCTCGACCTGTCGATGAACCAGCTCGCCGGGCCCATCCCGCCGGAGCTCGGCGAGCTCCCGTCGCTCCAGAGATTGTCGCTCCATGCCAACCGGCTCGCCGGGACGGTTCCGGCGTCGCTGACGAATCTCGTCAACCTGACCATCCTGGAGCTGAGCGAGAACCACCTGTCCGGGCCGCTTCCGGCGAGCATCGGGTCACTGCGGAATCTCCGGCGGCTCATCGTCCAGAACAACTCGCTCTCCGGCCAAATTCCGGCGAGCATCAGCAACTGCACGCAGCTGGCCAACGCGAGCATGAGCTTCAACTTGTTCTCCGGGCCATTGCCGGCGGGGCTCGGCCGGCTACAGAGCCTCATGTTCTTGTCGCTCGGCCAAAACTCGTTGGCCGGCGACATACCCGATGACCTGTTCGACTGCGGCCAACTCCAGAAGCTCGACCTGTCAGAGAACAGCTTCACCGGCGGCCTGAGCCGCCTTGTCGGCCAGCTCGGTAACCTCACAGTGCTGCAGCTGCAGGGGAACGCTCTGTCAGGTGAGATACCGGAGGAGATCGGCAACATGACGAAGCTCATCAGCCTGAAACTCGGCAGGAACCGGTTCGCCGGACATGTCCCGGCGAGCATCTCGAACATGTCCTCCCTCCAGTTGCTCGATCTGGGGCACAATCGCCTCGACGGCGTGTTCCCGGCTGAGGTGTTCGAGCTGCGGCAGCTCACCATCCTCGGCGCCGGGTCGAACAGGTTCGCCGGCCCCATCCCCGACGCCGTCGCCAACCTCCGGTCGCTCTCGTTCCTGGACCTGTCGAGCAACATGCTCAACGGCACGGTGCCCGCGGCGCTGGGCAGGCTCGACCAGCTCCTCACGCTGGACCTCTCGCAcaaccgcctcgccggcgccatccccGGCGCGGTGATCGCGAGCATGAGCAACGTGCAGATGTACCTCAACCTGTCGAACAACGCGTTCACGGGCGCGATCCCGGCGGAGATCGGCGGCCTCGTGATGGTCCAGACCATCGACCTGTCGAACAACCAGCTGtccggcggcgtcccggcgacGCTCGCCGGGTGCAAGAACCTCTACTCGCTCGACCTCTCCGGCAACAGCCTCACCGGCGAACTCCCGGCCAACCTCTTCCCCCAGCTCGACCTTCTGACGACCCTGAACATCTCCGGCAACGACCTCGACGGAGAGATCCCCGCCGACATCGCCGCGCTGAAGCACATACAGACGCTCGACGTGTCGAGGAACGCGTTCGCCGGGGCCATACCGCCGGCGCTGGCGAACCTGACGGCGCTCCGGTCTCTCAAcctttcgtcgaacaccttcgaGGGCCCCGTCCCCGACGGCGGCGTGTTCCGGAACCTGACCATGTCGAGCCTGCAGGGGAACGCCGGCCTCTGCGGCGGGAAGCTCCTCGCGCCATGCCACGGCCACGCCGCCGGGAAGAAGCGGGTGTTCTCGCGGACGGGGCTCGTGATCCTCGTCGTGCTCATCGCGCTGTCGACGCTGCTCCTCCTCATGGTCGCGACGATCCTGCTCGTCAGCTACCGCCGGTACAGGAGGAAGAGACGTGCCGCCGACATCGCCGGCGACTCGCCGGAGGCCGCCGTCGTGGTGCCGGAGCTGAGGAGGTTCAGTTACGGCCAGCTGGCGGCCGCCACCAACTCGTTCGACCAAGGCAACGTCATCGGGAGCAGCAACCTGAGCACGGTGTACAAGGgcgtgctcgccggcgacgccgacggcggcaTGGTCGTCGCCGTGAAGCGGCTGAACCTGGAGCAGTTCCCGTCCAAGTCCGACAAGTGCTTCCTCACCGAGCTCGCCACGCTGAGCCGGCTGCGGCACAAGAACCTGGCGCGTGTGGTCGGGTACGCGTGGGAGGCCGGCAAGATCAAGGCCCTGGTCCTCGACTACATGGTCAACGGCGACCTGGACGGCGCGAtacacggcggcgccgccgcgccgccgccggcgccgtcgcggtGGACGGTCAGGGAGCGGCTGCGGGTGTGCGTGTCGGTGGCGCACGGGCTGGTGTACCTCCACTCCGGGTACGACTTCCCCGTCGTGCACTGCGACGTCAAGCCGTCCAACGTCCTGCTCGACGGCGACTGGGAGGCGCGCGTCAGCGACTTCGGCACCGCGCGCATGCTGGGCGTCcacctgcccgccgccgccaacgccgcggCGCAGTCGACGGCCACCTCGTCGGCGTTCCGGGGCACCGTGGGTTACATGGCTCCAG AGTTCGCGTACATGAGGACGGTGTCGACGAAGGTGGACGTGTTCAGCTTCGGGGTGCTGGCGATGGAGCTCTTCaccgggcggcggccgacggggaCGATCGAGGAGGACGGCGTGCCGCTGACGCTGCAGCAGCTCGTCGACAACGCGGTCTCGAGGGGGCTCGACGGCGTCCACGCCGTCCTGGACCCCCGCATGAAGGTCGCCACCGAGGCCGACCTGTCCACGGCGGCGGACGTGCTCGCCGTTGCCCTGTCCTGCGCCGCGTTCGAGCCGGCCGACCGGCCCGACATGGGCGCCGTGCTCTCGTCCTTGCTCAAGATGAGCAAGCTCGTCGGAGAAgactga